From a single Bradyrhizobium sediminis genomic region:
- a CDS encoding hybrid sensor histidine kinase/response regulator, with protein MDDLLREFLTETSESLDTVDNQLVKFEQDPNNAKILDNIFRLVHTIKGTCGFLGLPRLEALAHAGETLMGKFRDGMPVTSEAVSLILSSIDRIKEILAGLEATEAEPEGTDQDLIDPLVELSMRAFEPGLSASAPPIAPASAPPIAPASAPPAEPVPAAPAVAQGTLVPQILERPLRPGEVSLDELERAFRETAIEAAPPVAPAPKPALAQYAAPVQEKKPAAKKAIAEKRTAADPEAAENSVANQSIRVNVDTLEHLMTMVSELVLTRNQLLEISRRNEDTEFKVPLQRLSNVTAELQEGVMKTRMQPIGNAWQKLPRIVRDLSGELNKQIELEMHGADTELDRQVLDLIKDPLTHMVRNSADHGLETPAERAAAGKPEQGTIRLSAYHEGGHIIICIADNGRGLNTERIKAKAVANGLVSEAELEKMTEAQIHKFIFAPGFSTAAQVTSVSGRGVGMDVVRTNIDQIGGTIDVKSVAGEGSSVTIKIPLTLAIVSALIVEAAGDRFAIPQLSVVELVRARANSEHRIERIKDTAVLRLRNKLLPLMHLKKLLKIDDGSSSDPENGFIVVTQVGSQTFGIVVDGVFHTEEIVVKPMSTKLRHIDMFSGNTILGDGAVIMIIDPNGIAKALGAAGSASHEIADENAASRANAAEQLTSLLVFRAGSTQPKAVPLGLVTRLEELATDKIELSNGRYMVQYRDQLMPLVQMEGVSVQSSGSQPILVFADDGRSMGLVVDEIIDIVEERLNIEVAGSRDGILGSAVIKGQATEVIDVGHFLPMAFADWFSRKEMRPSASAQSVLLVDDSAFFRNMLAPVLKAAGYKVRVAPSAQEGLSALRSGQAFDVVLTDIEMPDMNGFEFAEVIRADQHLNAMPIIALSSMVSPAAIERGRLAGFHDYVAKFDRPGLIAALKEQTAEISRAAA; from the coding sequence ATGGACGATCTGTTGCGGGAGTTCCTGACGGAGACCAGCGAGAGCCTGGATACGGTCGACAACCAGTTGGTGAAGTTCGAGCAGGATCCGAACAACGCCAAGATTCTGGATAATATCTTCCGGCTGGTCCACACTATCAAGGGTACCTGCGGCTTTCTCGGCCTGCCGCGCCTCGAAGCGCTCGCCCATGCCGGCGAGACGCTGATGGGCAAATTCCGCGACGGAATGCCGGTCACCTCCGAAGCCGTCTCGCTGATCCTCTCCAGCATCGATCGCATCAAGGAAATTCTCGCCGGGCTCGAGGCCACCGAGGCCGAGCCCGAGGGCACCGACCAGGATCTGATCGATCCCCTGGTCGAACTGAGCATGCGCGCCTTCGAGCCGGGATTGTCAGCGTCGGCTCCGCCGATCGCGCCAGCGTCGGCTCCGCCGATCGCGCCAGCGTCGGCTCCGCCGGCCGAGCCAGTGCCGGCAGCACCCGCGGTGGCGCAGGGCACGCTGGTGCCGCAGATCCTGGAACGTCCGCTGCGTCCCGGCGAAGTGTCGCTGGATGAACTGGAGCGCGCGTTCCGCGAGACCGCGATCGAGGCCGCGCCTCCCGTGGCGCCCGCGCCCAAGCCCGCGCTCGCGCAGTACGCCGCGCCAGTTCAAGAGAAGAAGCCGGCGGCGAAGAAAGCCATTGCCGAGAAAAGAACTGCTGCCGATCCCGAAGCAGCCGAGAATTCCGTCGCCAACCAGTCGATCCGCGTCAACGTCGACACGCTGGAACACCTGATGACGATGGTGTCGGAACTGGTGCTGACCCGCAATCAGCTCTTGGAGATCTCCAGGCGCAACGAGGACACCGAGTTCAAGGTGCCGCTGCAGCGGCTGTCCAACGTCACCGCCGAACTGCAGGAAGGCGTCATGAAGACGCGGATGCAGCCGATCGGCAACGCCTGGCAGAAGCTGCCGCGGATCGTGCGCGACCTTTCCGGCGAACTCAACAAGCAGATCGAACTGGAGATGCACGGCGCCGACACCGAGCTCGACCGCCAGGTGCTCGACCTGATCAAGGATCCCTTGACGCACATGGTGCGCAACTCCGCCGACCATGGCCTGGAGACCCCGGCCGAGCGCGCCGCGGCCGGCAAGCCCGAGCAGGGCACCATCCGGTTGTCCGCCTATCACGAGGGCGGCCACATCATCATCTGCATCGCCGACAACGGAAGAGGCCTCAACACCGAGCGGATCAAGGCCAAGGCGGTCGCCAACGGCCTCGTCAGCGAGGCCGAACTCGAGAAGATGACGGAAGCGCAGATCCACAAGTTCATCTTCGCGCCCGGCTTCTCGACCGCAGCCCAGGTCACCTCGGTATCCGGCCGCGGCGTCGGCATGGACGTGGTGCGCACCAATATCGACCAGATCGGCGGCACCATCGACGTCAAGTCGGTGGCCGGCGAGGGCTCAAGCGTCACCATCAAGATTCCCCTGACGCTCGCCATCGTCTCCGCGCTGATCGTGGAAGCCGCCGGCGACCGCTTTGCCATCCCGCAGCTGTCGGTGGTCGAACTGGTGCGGGCGCGGGCCAATTCCGAGCATCGCATCGAGCGCATCAAGGACACCGCGGTGTTGCGGCTGCGCAACAAGCTGTTGCCGCTGATGCACCTGAAGAAGCTCCTGAAGATCGACGACGGCTCCTCCTCCGATCCCGAGAACGGCTTCATCGTGGTGACGCAGGTCGGCAGCCAGACCTTCGGCATCGTGGTCGACGGCGTGTTCCACACCGAAGAAATCGTGGTCAAGCCGATGTCGACCAAGCTGCGCCACATCGACATGTTCTCCGGCAATACCATCCTGGGCGATGGCGCCGTGATCATGATCATCGATCCCAATGGCATCGCGAAAGCGCTCGGCGCCGCGGGTTCGGCCTCCCACGAAATCGCCGACGAGAACGCCGCGTCCCGCGCCAACGCCGCCGAGCAGCTGACCTCGCTGTTGGTGTTCCGCGCCGGCTCGACCCAGCCCAAGGCGGTGCCGCTCGGGCTCGTCACCCGGCTGGAGGAGCTCGCCACCGACAAGATCGAGCTCAGTAACGGCCGCTACATGGTGCAGTACCGCGACCAGCTGATGCCGCTGGTGCAGATGGAGGGCGTCAGCGTCCAGAGCTCCGGATCGCAGCCGATCCTGGTGTTCGCCGATGACGGCCGCTCGATGGGGCTGGTGGTCGACGAGATCATCGACATCGTCGAGGAACGGCTCAACATCGAGGTCGCCGGCTCCAGGGACGGCATTCTCGGCTCGGCCGTGATCAAGGGCCAGGCCACCGAAGTGATCGACGTCGGCCACTTCCTGCCGATGGCGTTCGCCGACTGGTTCTCCCGCAAGGAGATGCGCCCCTCGGCATCGGCGCAGTCGGTGCTCTTGGTCGACGATAGCGCGTTCTTCCGCAACATGCTGGCGCCGGTGCTGAAGGCCGCGGGCTACAAGGTGCGGGTGGCGCCCAGCGCCCAGGAGGGCCTCTCCGCGCTGCGTTCGGGCCAGGCCTTCGACGTGGTGCTGACCGACATCGAGATGCCCGACATGAACGGCTTCGAGTTCGCGGAAGTTATCCGGGCCGACCAGCACCTGAACGCGATGCCGATCATCGCGCTGTCCTCGATGGTGTCGCCGGCGGCGATCGAGCGCGGCCGGCTGGCCGGCTTCCATGATTACGTCGCCAAGTTCGACCGCCCCGGCCTGATCGCCGCGCTGAAGGAACAGACCGCCGAGATCTCCCGGGCCGCGGCCTAA
- a CDS encoding PAS domain S-box protein translates to MTLTTRLSIAMILLVTITVSAVGWLSYRNLEQALLPRALDRIETHSRLVAADLESHTAGARGDVASYRSAPGLNAYIRGHLAGGIDPVGGTSEATWLKRIAERLAAELEAKPAYSRFRIIGIENDGREVVRVDRSGPNGAVRIAPDADLQRAGNRSYFKNTIGLQPGETYVSSIHLNEENGAVEIPHVPTLRVATPVFAPDGKPFGIVIVDVDMRPALDRVRSSAQQGGAIYVVNGHGDYLVHPDPAREFGSQTGTAANWQTDLPDLANLPGTTQVVARAVADRAGRPGGVAVAPAVLAGREWVGVIESVPNAVIMAPAAAIQNSSIQVGLIAVLCAAVLAVLIARSLTRPIIRLTAAVEGAGGRGPAAIPVDAGGETGVLARAFARVIDEANAKTAALEREVQDHRRTEAARDHYAARERLFSAAVESSNDAIVTKSLDGTITGWNPAAERLFGYSAAEAVGKSIDLIVPPTRIAEVHDLLRRIGWGETIEHYETERLRKDGRTVEVSLSISPIKSPSGEIIGASKTARDITENRRTQHALRQQIEERRRIFETSQDLILVIDPRGVLVQVSPSSEAILGFTPKEMIGRNASEFLHPDDLEISREEMRLARRGKRARNTDSRYLHKDGRIVTLSWMGTWSEPVRRYFFVGRDMTESRRAQETLRESEQLARGIIDTALDAFVQIDESGRVRNWNSQAEKIFGWSHGEALGQKLSDLIIPESHRADHNAGMERFMRTGEGPVLGRRIEIEALRSDGREVKVELSITALRRRDGVVFNGFIRDLTDKIAAEDRIRQAEKMEAVGQLTGGIAHDFNNILTVITGTIEILADAVAKEPQLAAITRMIDEAASRGADLTQHLLAFARRQPLQPRETDVNTLIIDTAKLLRPTLGEQIEIKSVFEDETCMATVDPNQLATAILNLALNSRDAMPGGGKLILETSMAVLDESYANMHSDVRPGRYVLIAVSDTGTGIPAATLDKVFNPFFTSKEPGKGTGLGLSMVYGFVKQSAGHIMIYSEEGHGTTIKMYLPPASGALLASDAGLAPAVQGGRETILVVEDDKLVRDYVLTQLHSLGYVTLDAANAAEALAIVEAGKKFDLLFTDVIMPGAMNGRQLANELQETKPDLKVLFTSGYTENAIIHHGRLDSGVLLLAKPYRKSDMAAMIRKALDG, encoded by the coding sequence ATGACGCTGACAACCAGACTATCCATCGCCATGATCTTGCTGGTTACGATCACGGTGTCCGCGGTCGGGTGGCTGAGCTATCGCAATCTCGAGCAAGCGCTGCTGCCGCGCGCCCTCGATCGGATCGAAACGCATTCGCGGCTGGTTGCGGCCGATCTCGAATCCCACACGGCGGGGGCGCGCGGCGATGTCGCCAGCTATCGGTCTGCGCCCGGCTTGAATGCGTACATCCGCGGACATCTGGCCGGCGGCATCGATCCCGTCGGCGGCACCTCCGAAGCGACCTGGCTCAAGCGGATCGCAGAACGCCTTGCGGCCGAACTCGAAGCCAAACCCGCTTATTCGAGATTCCGCATCATCGGAATCGAAAACGACGGGCGTGAAGTCGTCCGTGTCGATCGCTCAGGCCCGAACGGAGCGGTTCGGATCGCACCCGACGCGGACTTGCAGCGAGCCGGCAACCGGTCCTATTTCAAGAACACGATCGGGCTGCAACCAGGTGAGACATACGTCTCGTCGATCCATCTGAACGAGGAGAACGGCGCAGTCGAGATACCGCATGTTCCGACGCTGCGGGTCGCGACGCCGGTTTTCGCGCCCGACGGCAAACCGTTCGGTATCGTCATCGTCGACGTCGACATGCGGCCGGCGCTGGATCGCGTCCGGTCATCGGCGCAGCAGGGTGGAGCGATATACGTCGTCAATGGCCACGGCGACTATCTCGTCCACCCCGATCCGGCCCGGGAATTTGGCTCGCAGACCGGCACGGCGGCCAACTGGCAGACCGACCTGCCGGACCTGGCGAATTTGCCCGGAACGACACAGGTGGTGGCGCGGGCCGTGGCGGATCGCGCCGGACGGCCGGGCGGCGTAGCAGTGGCTCCCGCGGTTCTGGCCGGCAGGGAATGGGTCGGCGTGATCGAGAGCGTCCCCAACGCCGTCATCATGGCGCCGGCCGCGGCGATCCAGAACAGCTCGATACAGGTCGGACTGATCGCGGTGCTGTGCGCGGCCGTGCTCGCCGTATTGATCGCGAGGTCGCTGACCCGGCCGATCATTCGATTGACGGCCGCCGTCGAAGGGGCCGGCGGCAGGGGACCAGCCGCCATTCCGGTCGACGCGGGCGGCGAGACGGGGGTGCTCGCACGGGCGTTTGCGCGGGTGATCGACGAAGCCAATGCAAAAACCGCCGCACTCGAGCGCGAGGTTCAGGACCACCGCCGCACCGAGGCCGCGCGCGACCACTACGCCGCGCGCGAGCGTCTTTTCAGCGCCGCCGTCGAATCCTCCAACGACGCCATCGTGACGAAATCCCTCGATGGCACGATTACCGGCTGGAACCCGGCCGCCGAACGGCTGTTCGGATATTCCGCGGCGGAAGCGGTGGGCAAGAGCATCGACCTGATCGTGCCGCCCACCCGCATCGCGGAGGTACATGACCTCCTGCGCCGGATCGGCTGGGGCGAAACGATCGAGCATTACGAAACCGAGCGCTTGCGCAAGGATGGCCGCACTGTCGAGGTTTCGCTCAGCATATCGCCGATCAAGTCGCCGTCGGGGGAGATCATCGGCGCATCGAAGACCGCCCGCGACATCACGGAAAACAGACGAACCCAGCACGCGCTCCGCCAGCAGATCGAAGAGCGCCGCCGCATCTTCGAGACTTCCCAGGACCTGATCCTGGTGATCGATCCGAGGGGCGTTCTGGTTCAGGTGAGCCCGAGCTCCGAGGCCATTCTGGGATTTACGCCGAAAGAAATGATCGGCCGCAACGCCAGCGAATTCCTCCACCCTGACGACCTCGAGATCAGCCGCGAGGAGATGCGGTTGGCGCGTCGCGGAAAACGCGCGCGGAACACCGATTCACGCTACCTCCACAAGGACGGGCGGATCGTGACGCTGTCCTGGATGGGCACATGGTCGGAACCGGTGAGGCGGTATTTCTTCGTTGGCCGCGACATGACCGAAAGCCGCCGGGCCCAGGAAACTCTGCGCGAAAGCGAACAACTGGCGCGCGGCATCATCGATACCGCGCTCGACGCCTTCGTCCAGATCGACGAGAGCGGCCGCGTTCGAAACTGGAATTCCCAGGCGGAAAAGATCTTCGGTTGGTCGCACGGCGAAGCGCTCGGGCAAAAGCTCAGTGACCTGATCATTCCGGAGAGCCACCGCGCCGATCACAATGCGGGCATGGAACGCTTCATGCGCACCGGAGAAGGCCCGGTCCTCGGACGCCGTATCGAGATCGAAGCGCTGCGAAGCGACGGCAGAGAGGTCAAGGTCGAACTGAGCATCACCGCGTTGCGGCGCCGCGACGGGGTCGTGTTCAACGGATTCATCCGCGACCTGACCGACAAGATCGCGGCGGAAGACCGGATCCGCCAGGCCGAGAAAATGGAAGCGGTCGGCCAGCTCACCGGCGGAATTGCACATGACTTCAACAATATCCTGACGGTCATTACCGGCACCATCGAAATTCTGGCCGACGCGGTCGCCAAGGAGCCGCAACTCGCCGCCATCACCAGGATGATCGACGAAGCCGCGTCGCGAGGCGCGGATCTCACCCAGCATCTGCTTGCATTCGCCCGCAGGCAGCCGCTTCAGCCGCGGGAGACGGATGTCAATACGCTGATCATCGACACCGCCAAACTGCTGCGGCCGACGCTGGGTGAGCAGATCGAGATCAAATCGGTATTCGAGGACGAAACCTGCATGGCGACGGTCGATCCCAATCAGCTTGCCACCGCCATCCTCAATCTCGCGCTCAACTCCCGCGACGCGATGCCCGGCGGCGGCAAGCTCATCCTCGAAACCAGCATGGCCGTTCTCGACGAAAGCTACGCAAACATGCACAGCGACGTGCGGCCCGGACGCTACGTGCTGATCGCCGTGAGCGACACCGGAACCGGCATCCCCGCCGCCACGCTCGACAAGGTGTTCAACCCGTTCTTCACCTCAAAGGAGCCCGGCAAGGGCACCGGCCTCGGCCTCAGCATGGTCTATGGCTTCGTGAAGCAGTCCGCCGGACACATCATGATCTACAGCGAGGAGGGTCACGGCACCACGATCAAGATGTATCTGCCGCCGGCCAGCGGAGCCCTGCTCGCTTCCGATGCCGGCCTCGCACCCGCCGTGCAAGGCGGCCGCGAGACCATCCTCGTCGTCGAGGACGACAAGCTGGTCAGGGACTATGTGCTGACGCAATTGCATTCCCTGGGTTACGTCACGCTGGATGCGGCCAATGCCGCCGAGGCGCTGGCGATCGTCGAGGCCGGCAAAAAATTCGACCTGCTCTTCACCGACGTGATCATGCCCGGCGCCATGAACGGCCGCCAGCTCGCCAACGAACTGCAAGAGACCAAGCCCGACCTGAAGGTGCTGTTCACCTCCGGCTATACCGAAAATGCGATCATCCATCACGGCCGGCTCGACTCCGGCGTCCTGCTGCTGGCCAAGCCGTATCGCAAGTCGGACATGGCCGCGATGATCCGGAAGGCCCTCGACGGTTGA
- a CDS encoding response regulator, whose translation MAKILVVDDDSAVQATIRLLLERAGHSVIVAGDGRNGLAIFETGNFDLLFLDIFMPGMDGLETMRRVRQQQPRIPIVVISGNPVSWDAGSGPDFLAMATKLGAVRSLQKPFKPAALLAAVAGCLEAAKRPSSSSIAAGDVASGL comes from the coding sequence TTGGCAAAAATCCTGGTCGTGGACGATGATAGTGCAGTGCAAGCGACGATCCGGCTTCTGCTGGAACGGGCCGGCCACAGTGTCATCGTCGCCGGCGATGGCCGCAATGGATTGGCGATTTTCGAAACCGGAAATTTCGACCTGCTGTTTCTCGATATCTTCATGCCGGGAATGGACGGTCTGGAAACCATGCGGCGGGTTCGTCAACAGCAGCCGCGGATCCCGATCGTCGTCATCTCCGGCAATCCGGTCAGCTGGGATGCCGGTTCGGGGCCGGATTTCCTGGCCATGGCGACCAAGCTTGGCGCGGTCAGGAGCCTGCAAAAACCCTTCAAACCGGCCGCCCTGCTGGCGGCCGTTGCCGGTTGTCTCGAGGCAGCAAAACGTCCATCGTCATCATCCATCGCAGCCGGTGACGTCGCTTCCGGCCTGTGA
- a CDS encoding PilZ domain-containing protein, translating into MADDAKAPERVTFSRGYGVCIMGIDGTWRRDCLLNAISDNDAILTVEGSIQGLNLKEFFLLLSSTGLAYRRCELVRVNGAEIDVSFLKGKHKKRRPGASSAQDALAES; encoded by the coding sequence ATGGCGGACGACGCCAAAGCACCTGAACGCGTGACTTTCAGCCGTGGCTATGGCGTCTGCATCATGGGCATCGACGGGACCTGGCGCCGCGACTGCCTGCTCAACGCCATTTCCGACAACGACGCCATCCTCACGGTCGAAGGCTCGATCCAGGGCCTCAATCTCAAGGAGTTCTTTCTGCTGTTGTCGTCGACCGGACTCGCCTATCGGCGATGTGAACTCGTTCGCGTCAACGGCGCCGAGATCGACGTCTCGTTCCTGAAGGGAAAGCACAAGAAGAGACGACCGGGCGCGTCATCGGCGCAGGATGCTCTCGCCGAATCCTGA
- a CDS encoding response regulator, whose product MKTCLVVDDSSVIRKVARRILGEMDFQIIEAEDGEKALEACKRGLPDAILLDWNMPIMDGYEFLGNLRRMPGGDAPKVVFCTTENGIDHIARAIDAGANEYIMKPFDKDIVAAKFQEVGLLALPV is encoded by the coding sequence ATGAAGACATGTCTTGTTGTCGATGATTCCAGCGTGATCCGCAAGGTCGCAAGGCGCATCCTGGGGGAGATGGATTTTCAGATCATCGAAGCCGAGGACGGCGAGAAGGCGCTCGAGGCCTGCAAGCGCGGCCTGCCCGATGCGATTTTGCTCGACTGGAACATGCCGATCATGGACGGCTACGAATTCCTCGGCAATCTGCGCCGCATGCCCGGCGGCGACGCACCCAAGGTGGTGTTCTGCACCACCGAAAACGGAATCGACCATATCGCGCGCGCCATCGATGCTGGCGCCAACGAATACATCATGAAGCCGTTCGACAAGGACATCGTTGCGGCCAAGTTCCAGGAAGTAGGCCTGCTCGCGCTGCCGGTGTAG
- a CDS encoding chemotaxis protein CheW — translation MTDKIQSTEGAVSEYVTAMIGGQLFGLPISRVQDVFMPERLTRVPLSSSEIAGVLNLRGRIVTVVDMRARLGLPKNDDGKPPMAVGVDLRGESYGLLIDQIGEVLKLNDDGREENPVNLDPRMAKLAGGVHRLDGQLMVVLDVDRVLEIVPKTSLAA, via the coding sequence ATGACCGACAAGATCCAGAGCACCGAAGGCGCCGTCTCCGAATACGTCACCGCGATGATCGGCGGCCAGCTGTTCGGCTTGCCGATCTCCCGGGTCCAGGACGTGTTCATGCCGGAACGGCTGACCCGGGTGCCGCTGTCGTCGAGCGAGATCGCCGGCGTGCTCAATCTGCGCGGCCGCATCGTCACCGTGGTGGACATGCGCGCCCGGCTCGGCCTGCCGAAGAACGACGACGGCAAGCCGCCGATGGCGGTCGGCGTCGACCTGCGCGGCGAATCCTACGGCCTCCTGATCGACCAGATCGGCGAGGTGCTCAAGCTCAACGACGACGGCCGCGAGGAAAACCCCGTCAACCTCGATCCCCGCATGGCCAAGCTCGCCGGCGGCGTGCATCGCCTCGACGGCCAGCTCATGGTCGTCCTCGACGTCGATCGCGTTCTCGAAATCGTGCCCAAGACCTCGCTTGCCGCATAG
- a CDS encoding CheR family methyltransferase, whose translation MTPPDYEYLRKLLKDSSGLDLSADKQYLIESRLLPLSRKAGLSGISELVQKMKGGSASLISQVVEAMTTNETFFFRDKVPFDHFRDSIMPEILKARAGRKSIRIWCAAGSTGQEPYSLAMCLKEMSAALSGWRVEIIATDLSQEVLEKSRAGIYSQFEVQRGLPIQMLVKYFKQTGEFWQVNPDIRAMVQHRQHNLLHDFSQLGVFDVIFCRNVLIYFDQDTKINIFNRLAKAIEPDGFLALGAAETVVGLTDVFKPFPDRRGLYRPNSARATPARLPAAGAVAPKVAAMAGL comes from the coding sequence GTGACTCCGCCAGATTATGAATACCTGCGCAAGCTTCTCAAGGACAGTTCCGGTCTCGATCTGTCTGCCGACAAGCAATATCTGATTGAAAGCCGGTTGCTTCCGCTTTCGCGAAAGGCAGGACTGTCCGGCATCAGCGAACTCGTGCAGAAGATGAAGGGCGGATCCGCATCTCTCATCTCCCAGGTGGTCGAGGCCATGACCACCAACGAGACGTTCTTCTTTCGCGACAAGGTTCCGTTCGATCACTTCCGCGATTCGATCATGCCGGAGATCCTGAAGGCGCGTGCGGGCCGCAAGAGCATCCGGATCTGGTGCGCCGCCGGCTCGACCGGTCAGGAGCCGTATTCGCTGGCGATGTGCCTGAAGGAAATGAGCGCCGCACTCAGCGGCTGGCGCGTGGAAATCATCGCGACCGATCTGTCGCAGGAAGTGCTCGAGAAATCCAGGGCCGGAATCTACAGCCAGTTCGAGGTCCAGCGCGGCTTGCCGATCCAGATGCTGGTCAAATATTTCAAGCAGACGGGGGAATTCTGGCAGGTCAATCCCGACATTCGCGCGATGGTTCAGCACCGGCAGCACAATCTGCTGCACGATTTTTCCCAGCTCGGCGTCTTCGACGTGATCTTCTGTCGCAACGTCCTGATCTATTTCGATCAGGACACCAAGATCAACATCTTCAACCGGCTTGCCAAGGCGATCGAACCGGACGGCTTTCTGGCGCTGGGCGCAGCCGAAACCGTGGTCGGGCTGACCGATGTGTTCAAGCCCTTTCCGGACCGGCGTGGTCTGTACCGGCCCAACAGTGCGCGCGCGACGCCGGCAAGGCTGCCGGCCGCCGGCGCGGTCGCTCCGAAGGTCGCTGCGATGGCGGGGTTGTGA
- a CDS encoding response regulator transcription factor, which produces MAENPAPRGEIFVVDDDPAVRDTLSMVLSAGGYQVICFADGAALLAVARTRTPACILLDVHIPGKSGLDILRELHGEDYPAPIFMISGQGDIAMAVSAIKNGALDFIEKPFRGREIVARLDEAIGAYARRQAENSASKSASLHFPGREPLTRREREVLEQFTSGASNKEAGRHLGISPRTIEDHRANIMKKLGARNAADLIRIVMTASRSS; this is translated from the coding sequence ATGGCTGAGAATCCTGCTCCCCGAGGTGAGATTTTCGTGGTCGACGATGATCCCGCCGTTCGCGATACGCTGTCGATGGTGCTGTCGGCAGGGGGCTACCAGGTGATTTGCTTTGCAGACGGCGCCGCGCTGTTGGCGGTGGCCCGGACGCGAACGCCCGCCTGCATCCTGCTCGACGTGCACATTCCCGGCAAATCCGGCCTCGATATTCTGCGCGAACTTCACGGCGAGGACTATCCCGCGCCGATCTTCATGATCTCCGGCCAGGGCGACATCGCCATGGCGGTCAGCGCGATCAAGAATGGCGCGCTGGACTTCATCGAAAAGCCGTTCCGCGGCCGCGAAATCGTGGCCCGGCTGGACGAGGCGATTGGGGCATATGCTCGTCGCCAGGCGGAAAACTCCGCGTCAAAGTCCGCATCGCTGCATTTTCCGGGACGCGAACCGTTGACGCGGCGCGAACGCGAGGTGCTGGAGCAATTCACGTCGGGCGCTTCGAACAAGGAAGCCGGGCGTCATCTCGGCATCAGCCCGCGCACCATCGAGGATCATCGCGCCAACATCATGAAGAAGCTCGGCGCGAGGAATGCGGCCGATCTCATTCGTATCGTGATGACCGCATCGCGCAGTTCCTGA